DNA from Hyalangium minutum:
AGCCGGTGTTGTACCCAGGCAGGTTCATCGGGTTGAAGATGCTGGAGCTCGTCGCGAAGCCTCCCGCGTACGCAGGGGGGAACTCCGTCAGCTTCAGCGCGCAGCCCACCAGCACCACGCCTGGGCGCGGTACGGCGTTGCTCACCGCCGTGCACTTGCCCACTGCGGCGAAGTGCCCCTCAGGCAAGTCGAAGCTCGCGTACATGTCCGCCTGGGAGCCCTCGGCGAAGGTGCGATCGGTGACGAGCGCGCACGCCCTCGCCTTGCCTACTGCCTTCTGCTCACCGGCCTTCAGCTTGCCGTTCGCATCCCGCTCCGGCACGGAGACAATGCCTGGCAGCTTCACGTTCGCCTGAAAGGGCGCACCCTGGCAGAGGTTCGGATCCGCCGCCTTGGGGTCTTCCAAGGTCCGGAACTGGTACGACACCTCACCCGCCCGCGCCGACAGCGGCAGGACGAGTGCGAGCGAGACCACAGCGACAGAGAGGCGCGGCATGGGACGACTCCTCGGGATGGTGGGCTCCGGATCTAACGTGATCCGGGAGCACCACGACCATCAGGGTCATCCGCACCCCAGCGGTTACAGCCGCACCAGCTGGGCGCCGTAGTGGACACTGGCGCCCACAGCGGCCACCATCACCACGTCCCCACTGCCCAGGCGCACCCGGCCGGACTCCAGGTCCTCGGCCAGCAGGATGAGCATGCCGGCCGCCGAGGTGTTGCCGTAGCGGTGCACATTCATCGCCACGCGCTCCGGGTCCAGCCCCGCGTGATGAACGAAGAACTCCATCAGCCGCCGGTTGGGCTGGTGGAAGTAGTAGCGCTTCACCTCGGAGGCCAGCTCCGGGTGGTTCTCCAGCACCGCGCTGATGCAGTGTCCCATGACGAGCGGGTAGCTCTCCGCCACCTTCTGCCCGTTCACCACGAAGGCCATGTCGCCCGGACGCGCGCGGCCCTGGAAGGGCAGCTTCATGTTCCCGCCGCCGCGGCGGAAGACCAGCTCCCCATGGGTGTTTCCGGACATCGTCGCCAGGATGCCCGTGCCCTCCTCGCCATCCGCGCGGAGGATGACCGCGCCCGCCCCGTCTCCGAACACATACCCAGACAGGTACGCATTGAGCGGCTTGGCGCCGGGCGAGGGGATGATCTCGTCCGTATAAACCTGGCGGTTCACGTGCGGCGAGCACAGCGACGAGGCCACCACCGCCACCGTCTTGAAGCGGCCGCCCTCCATCATCTTGGCCGCCATGTCGATGATGTACGGGGTGCCGCCGCACCCATCGTCAATCACGAGCGCGAAGGTGTCCGTGCGGCACTCCAGGCGCCGGTGCAGCTCCATGGCGTCGTGGTTGAAGTTCAGCTCGTCCGGCGTGCAGGTGACGAGCAGGATGGCGTCCAGCTCCTTCGCCTCCACGCCGGACTGCACGAGCGCCTTGCGCAGGGCAATCTCACACATGTCCGTGTTCGACGCCGGATAGACGGGCAGATCATTCTCGGGTGGAGCAATGGCCACACCCTCCTTGTCATCGATCTCCCACAGATAGCGGCGCTCCTCGATGCCCGTCTTCTCGAGAATGCGCTCAGGGGTCCAACCCGGGAAGGCGCGTGCAATGCGCTCGTTGTTGATGACTCGGGAAGGAACGAAGGCGCCGGCTCCAGCAAAACGCACAGTGGGCATGGTCGTTTCTCGCGGTGATGTGAGGTGCTCGCCTGCTGATGGAGGTCATCAGCAGGTGGCATGCCACTCGCCGCAGGTGGGTGAAGGCGCGTCCCAGGCCTTCTCCCGCCCTCATGGGCGCCCCGCCCCTCTTCCCCCGTTTTCCAAATAATTCGTTTCTTTCCTGACAAATGGGACCCCGGTCAGATCCTCGAAGTGCTCGAATTCACGACTGAAATCGAGTCCGAGGAGACCTCTTGGGTTGAGTGCCACCGAGCAGGCGTGCTCGACGTGTAGGCAGAGCTGGGCCGAGCGGGTGGGTCTCTCAAGACACCGGGGGGTCATGCCTGCCTTCAGAGCGGCAGCCACAGGGGTTCGGGTGACCCACCCCCCTGGGTGAGTCTGAGTGCGCTCACGCTCGCACCACCCTATCAGGTCGTCCTCCGGAGGAGCCTTCCGGGGCACTTCAATGGTGGGGAGGCGGGGCCGCCGG
Protein-coding regions in this window:
- a CDS encoding 3-oxoacyl-ACP synthase III family protein encodes the protein MPTVRFAGAGAFVPSRVINNERIARAFPGWTPERILEKTGIEERRYLWEIDDKEGVAIAPPENDLPVYPASNTDMCEIALRKALVQSGVEAKELDAILLVTCTPDELNFNHDAMELHRRLECRTDTFALVIDDGCGGTPYIIDMAAKMMEGGRFKTVAVVASSLCSPHVNRQVYTDEIIPSPGAKPLNAYLSGYVFGDGAGAVILRADGEEGTGILATMSGNTHGELVFRRGGGNMKLPFQGRARPGDMAFVVNGQKVAESYPLVMGHCISAVLENHPELASEVKRYYFHQPNRRLMEFFVHHAGLDPERVAMNVHRYGNTSAAGMLILLAEDLESGRVRLGSGDVVMVAAVGASVHYGAQLVRL